The following are encoded in a window of Desulfolucanica intricata genomic DNA:
- the secD gene encoding protein translocase subunit SecD, with protein MNWKSISKLVGIIVLTAVVSILFFSPNLKPVYNKDITWMPLVKMINLGLDLEGGVHVVLQAEDTPESPVTDDAIKRVMAVINNRVNATGVAEPIIQQQGKDRIIVELAGIEDPDEAVNNMIKVAHLEFKTEDGRTVITGADLKDAVEATLPGTNEAQVNLTFTDAGAKKFAQITAANVNRHLGIYLDGQLLQNPRINEPIPNGQAQITGYSSLEEAHNIAILLRSGALPVKVDVIEKRSVGPMLGADSLAKSLKAAIVGIAAIFIFMAAYYRVPGLIANLALIIYTLIVLAVFAALNVTMTLPGIAGFLLSLGMAVDANIIIFERIKEELRNGKSLRAGIDAGFKRAFVTIVDSNVTTLLTAAVLFFLSTGPIKGFAVTLSVGILASMFTAVTLTRYMLQLTAGSKLATNTKLYGA; from the coding sequence ATGAACTGGAAAAGTATTTCCAAACTGGTAGGAATCATTGTACTGACGGCTGTTGTTTCGATCCTCTTTTTCAGTCCTAACCTGAAGCCCGTTTATAATAAGGACATCACCTGGATGCCCTTAGTTAAAATGATTAACCTTGGGCTTGACCTTGAAGGGGGAGTACACGTAGTGCTGCAGGCTGAGGATACCCCTGAGTCACCGGTCACAGATGATGCCATTAAAAGAGTGATGGCTGTTATCAATAACCGGGTTAACGCAACCGGGGTTGCCGAGCCGATTATTCAGCAGCAGGGGAAGGACCGTATTATTGTAGAGTTAGCCGGTATTGAGGATCCCGATGAGGCGGTTAACAATATGATTAAAGTTGCCCATTTAGAGTTTAAAACAGAGGACGGAAGAACTGTAATTACCGGTGCTGACCTAAAAGATGCAGTTGAAGCAACGCTTCCGGGCACCAATGAGGCCCAGGTAAACCTAACTTTTACAGATGCCGGAGCTAAAAAATTTGCACAAATAACTGCTGCAAATGTAAATAGGCATCTTGGTATCTACCTGGATGGTCAATTGCTGCAAAATCCGAGAATAAACGAGCCTATACCCAATGGACAGGCTCAAATTACCGGTTACAGTTCTCTGGAAGAAGCACACAATATAGCCATCTTACTACGTTCCGGTGCCTTACCTGTAAAAGTAGATGTTATTGAAAAGCGGTCAGTGGGCCCAATGTTAGGTGCCGACTCTCTGGCAAAATCACTAAAAGCTGCCATTGTTGGTATTGCTGCAATTTTTATCTTTATGGCAGCCTACTACCGTGTACCGGGTCTGATTGCTAATCTAGCATTAATTATTTATACTTTAATCGTTTTGGCGGTCTTTGCTGCATTGAATGTAACCATGACTTTACCGGGTATTGCGGGCTTCCTGCTGTCACTGGGTATGGCAGTGGATGCAAATATCATTATCTTTGAAAGAATTAAAGAAGAATTACGTAATGGTAAAAGTCTGAGAGCAGGTATTGATGCCGGTTTTAAGAGAGCTTTTGTTACCATTGTTGATTCTAACGTCACTACACTACTTACCGCTGCTGTACTTTTCTTCCTCAGCACCGGACCGATTAAAGGTTTCGCCGTAACACTAAGCGTGGGTATTCTGGCCAGTATGTTCACTGCTGTTACCTTAACCAGATATATGCTGCAGTTAACAGCCGGCAGCAAGTTGGCTACAAATACCAAACTATATGGTGC